A window of Centropristis striata isolate RG_2023a ecotype Rhode Island chromosome 13, C.striata_1.0, whole genome shotgun sequence genomic DNA:
ACTCGCTGGTAAAAATCACTTAGGTCTTTGTCGATCACTGGTTCCGTTTTTGTGCCCACCCGCCGCAGAATTACTTCTTTCTCAAATTCTACTTTGTTAGATGACTCTTTGAAGTTTGGCAGACGAACAGCATACACTTTGCTCTTAACAATGGTTATTGAAGGCACAATGTCAACCTCTACCACATACCTCTTTTCTGTGCTTTCTCGATCCATAACCTCAATGAACCTTGGTGGCCGCACACACAGACGTACATGCTCACTGTTGGCACGGAAACTCCTTTCAATGTAGTCCAAAGCATCGACATAAATGTCTTTCTCTTTTACAGGGATACCAACTATCTCACCATGCACATATCCTGTATCTTCCTTGCTGTCCATCACACCAAAGTGTATTGTGCCATTTGTTCTGATGTTCATACAACCAGTTGCAAATTTAAGAACCTCATGGGCAAACTTAGCTTGGAGTCTGGTGCGATCCAGTGTAGCAGCTGTAGATAGAGACTTATATTCATGGCATGGAGATGTCAGATTAAAAGCACCTGATTCAGGTTGCAGGACTGTGTGCTTTACATATATGAAGTCAACCCCTTCCTGTTCAAATGGCCGTGGTCTACAATCTTCCTTTGAAGTCAACACACATTGTGCCTGAGCTTTTTTGTCACATGGAAGAGGACCTTCAGTCGTTGTAGGAAGACTTTGAATTGATTTCTGATCACTGTTTTTCTTGTCCTCAGTCTTGTCACTGGTAAGCTTTTTCTTCTCTTGAGACTTTTGCTTCGACTTGATGAGCTCATCTCTCTTCTGAATGATAAAATGAGCAGGCCCTGGTTTCAGGCCAATCTCGGTCTTCAAAAAGTCCTTATTCAGTGTAAGAAGAGTTTTTCCATCTACTTCTACCTCATAAAACTTTTCTATGTCTCGCTCCTTCACTTCAATAGACCTTAGCCAGGTGCTAACCTGAGATTCAGTCCAATTTTTGGGTGACTGCTCAAGTTCGTCAGCTGTaaagagagaaacacaaaaaaaaccaatgTTTAACAGAATCACAGAAGAACTGTTCCACCCCTCAGGcatatggtaaatggactgcacttatttAGCACTTTTCTCGTCTTTGTGACAACTCAAATCAAACCACAGAGTTTCCAAATCTTCAGTGGGATACCTACAAATTCAAGTGCATTACCTTTAGAACAACTGCGAAAAATTCAAACACAATCATTTGACTCATTGATATTAAATAAAGTACTTATTAAttaacacaaaattaaagtttCGGTTTGATGTGTGGATTGTAGAGCCAAACGAATATTTGATGTATTAACACTTCAAAAACAAAGAATTGCACTGCACAACTTGGCTCAATGGCTCTTATCgtactataccttgattgtttctctttttctgtaagttcctttggataaaagcgtctgctaaatgtaaatgtaaaatgtaaaatctaaaCTATGAAAATGGAACTACAACCCTTGTACTGAAAAGGACTTGTCTCTCCACTCACccatgattttctttttcctttcgtCACATTATCAGCTTGTGTTTACCATCATTATCTTCCATctgcaaaagaaaacaataaatagttacTTTTAACCCATGGACCACTTGCAGAATGTAGTGTGACGTATATCAATTGTATGATCTGCACGTCTGCCTATCTGACTACTAAACTGAAGAAAAGCACAATATAACTAACTCAAAGTTAGATTTATCTTGTCAACTGTTTATGACACTAGAATCATTGTTTCCCACTTTGTAGCATTTGTTTTGTAGAGTGGCATGTGTTGTCAAAGTGGCGAAGATCTTATCCTAACATTCTTGTCttttgtctatttgcatgtgtttgcttAAGTTGCAGAGTGTAGAACTCTCAAAGCACAGAAGGAAACTACAGAGTCAGGTGGTTAATGAATTCCTCTTTGAGTTTACTGCCAAAAGTGAGGCCTCTCACATAAAGCTAGGGTGTAGCCAGGTACCAGTATCAGTAAGTATTAATAGCAGCCAATCACCAAGCGTGTTATTTCAGTATTGCTATAAATGTCCTTTGCATGAAACAATTATTTAGTGGTTTCACATAACTGGGATTGGCAGGAAATTACCTAACATGGTATAACACCATTTGATGAGTTGAAGTCACAGGTTTATGTTTTACTTATGTTTTTTAATAGagataaatcacacacacagctgtgtgtgtgatttatggGTGTGACCAGGTACTATACAAAAGAGTTCTTCAGAAATTGGCGCAACACaaagacatattttaaaaatgcactgGTCCCAGAACTTACAGGTTATGCTAAAATAACATGTATGTAACACCAAAAATTGTTGTATGATTTTGCATTtcataaaatgttcaaaatattttcataacATACTATACTTTTTATGTGAAAGGCTTTTCACTGACTACTTAATGGAATCAAGTCAAACAGGTATAGCAAGTGTTTATCAAGGGAAACCAGCATGTTTCTAGGTAACCAAGTGGAAATTATGCTTGATATGTCATTGTGCTCCTCCCTGTCATATAACAgacaaatggtaaatggacctgcacttatatagcacttttctagttgctttgcgacGCTTTACAcgacagactgcgctcattcaaccatttacacacacattcatactggtgggcagcatcaggagcaatagGTGACTGTCCCATTTTACATTAAGGTGCTATCTGAGTGAGGGAAGGGTTCTTAATGTGTTAATGGTCCATAAACCAccaagcaaaaataataataataataaaagaatgcTTTTGGGGCTCAtaagccaaaaaatacaaacgtGTGTTTTTCCTAACATGCCGTGATTGTCGGATTTAATTAGCGCGACCGTAATTTTATTGCATTATTCATGTATAATGTTAATGGTTTAGTTTAATGAAGCCGCTACAGCGAttgaaatattcaataaaaGTCGATATATTTTCTCACTTAAAGGCATTCAGACCAAATTCCATGTTCTTTCTTATTCCCGCTTTGTATGTGCCCGTACTTCCCCAAAGGCAAAAATATTGATCTGGATCCCATAGAATACCAAACTCGACTATAACGTTATTGTTGTTAATTTATCTCCGCCCATAAGCAGTGCTATGAATACAGCTAAAACCATTAGATTAGCAAAGAAGACGACAATTTATCTTACCTTAAATTAATATTGGCTGAAATCAGACTGAGGTCCACCGCAGAACTGCTgaaacttctctctctctcaactcTTATTCTGCTGGACTCGGTGAGCTGCGCATGCGCAGCTGCACATGCGCAGCTCGTGCAGCTCACAAAATATCgtttttttaagaaacactacacacttgcacacacagaGATACCACACAATCATATCAGTGGCTGTTTTTTGGtggtatttattattattattattattattattattaataataataataataataataataataataataataatacattttatttgtaatgcactttacattagaggaaatctcaaagtgctacaggttaaaataaATGAGAAGTGTATTACAGTAATCCAGTCTGGAGGAGATGTATTTATATAAAcggtcaaataaaatgtattcaaatttaaattaagAGCAGCACTTCAACTATGATGTCGTTCTACTCTATTTTAAAACCCTGCATTGTAAAGGAGAAgcactgaaaatgtaaatgtttgcaTTACTGAATAACAGTTCAGTTAGTTTTTGTGTTGCTATATTTGTGTTGCTAACTACTAAAACTGCAAATAATTTTGGGGCATAAAAGGAAAGtaattcattgtttattttaccattGCTTCTCTACCGTAATTTGTGCACCTTTTTATCTTTGCAAAACAGTGACCCTTGCTCACACAGTGATCATCACAGATAAATCTCCTGAATATGTCAAAACAAATTTTCTGGTTAGCTGCATAATTCTACTTGGTGCAATTGCCCCACATGGactatagtttacagaagggaGGTGTATGACTGATGGacatatataactatatatatagttaatccatatatcatatattatatggatgtatcactttttattttattttttggttcatGTAAGATATATGTATCCAATGTGGAGAGAGCATTTACATTTCACAGAAAACCAGATGACACAGGCTTAAAGAGTCCAACAGCTAAAGCATCATTTGGGCTAGAAGACAGAGGCATTGCTTTTCAAAATGATAAGAAATAACCTGTTCCATCTGAGCAGTACCATTTGTTCCCATGTTAAATAACTTTGTTGAACCACACTCTCACCACATCCTAGTAGCATTAACAATGCTACTAGGATGTGAAATGGTACTGGTATGACAGAACAGCCCCAGCAGGTTATGCCATGGGCCTTAAATGTTCTAATATATAAGTAATATATTAGGAAAATTTGTTTGAGCCACCATTTGAAAGGAGCTGCGGTACATTCTCACCAGTTACCTAAACCACTTATTCTGGTCTGTGTTTCCAGTCTTAGTGCAGAGTTAGGTTGACACTTCCAAAACCTCTCTGTACTGAAAGCTCAGAGAaagatttatattgtttttctcATCTACAGTATATTTCTCATTATGGTTGAGCTTTCATATTTAAGATAATTCATAGACATCGGTTTGAACCCTGATATGCAAGTTTGGTTTTTGATCCATTTCCTTTTGTCAGCGTGTGACTTGTAGAGGCTACAACGATTCACACAACATCTCTTTGTTACTGTTGTTCTTTTTTGGCCTGCTTCATTTGCCTGTAGTAAAATGTATGATGTTGCTTGGCAATGCTACAAAACTGAGGCTGAAAAAGATCACCCCATAGGCTAGCAGTTCCCAAAAGGTGTGCCATGGGATTTCGTAACAACATACACTATTAATGCAGTATGCAACTATAgaaaaacatacacattttttttttaatttactatattgGTACTTTGTGTGTACTCATTTCCtaaaacagcagcaaagtctATGCTACCCTCAAAATTAATATGAAGGAAAAACTCAGATTGATAAGAGTGATAACAGGTGTTATGGAGGCTATTCTGCAGGGATATGAATACAGGTGTGCTTTGAGATTTTGGCTTGCACTTCGCTTTGCTTTGGCACAAAAAGTTTGCAAACCACTGCCATAGGCTAATCTCACTGTTGCAACAGATAACACAGATGATTGAGTGTATACAAGGAGCTTGGAGcacctgtaaaaaatattatttaaatgcaAGTAGCTTCTTTTGAGCTTTCATATTTAAGATAATTCATAGACATCGGTTTGAACCCTGATATGCAAGTTTGGTTTTTGATACGTTGCCTTTGGTTGGCGTGTGATTTGTAGATATTGATTATTgcacttttatttaattatttatcagGCGTTGCAATGAATGCATAACATGCTAAATGCTTTTATCTATCTCTACTGATAACCAAGtactaattttttttaagtagctACACTATGCAGACACACTATGTGTCATGAGCTAATTATAACaatttgaagtaaaaaaaaacaaaaaaaacacttgatgtAAACACCTGTGTTGTATCTGATGACAACACAAAGCAGACTGGCACATAAAATTCCCTGGTGTGGTCAACCAGTGACAAAACCACAATCATTAGCttaatgaacatttttatttttgtcttaacGTGTCTGAACAGTTGCCTATTCActttaaattatgaaatatcccagattttttttatacaaatctgtgatggaaaatgtattaatatcaTGACTACCTTGACAAACTTGTCTCCATCATAAAACCAGGTCTAGTCCAAAAtacctataaataaacaaaaaaatcacccaTTTTGCACAATTCACACTGGTTTTAAGGCGATTGttatattacattaataaaTTCTAATGCAAcatgtaatgtgttttttttagttactttacctTTTAGAAAAATAGTTTGTGCAAACAAATTTTGACTGTTAAAAAATACACTCAAGTTTTAaggttttaaattgttttaattatttataggcCCAAAAAGTGTGCCTAATAAAGTCTGCCAGTTGCTGCACTATAAATGAATATCTTCTGAAGTGACGGTCACTGTCAATTAAATTGAAAAGTCAATGTAGTTTGTTCAAGGAATGacaacataaaagaaaaaaagaagaaatgaaaagaagacattattgtatttaatacaagcctttatatatgtatatttaagaACATTGTTGTTTACAGagtcaaacatttccatatgtTACTATCAGAAACAAATCATTCAATAGAAGAATATAAAATAGCAACACTTTTTGACTTACATTTTTCAGTTGcatatcaatatatatacatagatatTCTTCTCCAGTTGTACACATTGTTGCTGTTTAGCTGTTAATACATGTATTGTTAAAAAACTTGAACAATTCCCATGAAAGTATACGCACTTGgtcccattgttttcttcactgtatcttgaaaaataaagaagactGAGCATAAGCTATCATGATTCACTAGAAGTAACACATCACATTATTGTCACCAAACAGCCATCATACTTTTTGTGTTGTCGTTTGTTTCTGTTAAGCTGTTTGCAATGGAGAGGCTGAAGTTGTCTGTGGTTTTCATGAGGGATTTTGGACCAATGATTATGACGTCTGATTTGTCACAGTTAAGTTTCAGAAAGTGTGTTTGCATCCAGGTTTTGATATCGGTAAGGCAGTTGGTGAGAGTGCAGTGAGTGGCAGTAGTGATGGTTTTGGTGGAGATGTAGAGTTGGACGTCATCAGCGTAGCAGTGGAAACTGAGACCATGGTGACGTATGAGATTACCAAGGGGGAACAAGTAGAGGATGAAGAGTAGAGGACCAAGCACTGAACCCTGGGGGACGCCTTGGGACAGGGGAGCGGTGGTTTGTGAGATAGGATGTTAGCCAGGAGAGGGCGGAACCAGTGATGTTGAGGCTGGATTCCAGGCGAGAGAGAAGGATGTTGTGGTTGATGGTATCGAAGGCTGCAGTGAGGTCGAGGAGGACGAGGATGTTAAGATGGCCGGAgtcagaggagaggaagaggttgTTAGTGACTTTTAGAAGGGCAGTTTCTGTGCTGTGTTTTGACCGGAAACCAGGTTGAAATGGTTCAAACAGATTGTGGGTGTTGAGGTGGGCTTTGAGTTGGGTGGCGACGACTCGTTCAAGTATTTTTGACAGGAAGGGAAGGTTGGAGATGGGTCTGAAGTTTGCCATTATGTCTGGGTCTAGTCCAGGTCTCTTCAGGATGGGGGGGACAGCAGCCAGTTTGAGTGAAGGCGGGATGCAACCAGAGCTGAGGGAGGAGTTGATGATAGCGGGGATGAGTGGGGAAATGGCAGGGAGACAATTATTTATGAGGTGGGATGGGATCTGGGCTGAGGGGTGGTGGCTGAGCAGTTTGGGAGGGCAGAAGGGTAGGGGAGGTGGTCAGGTTCGTGCAGATGgtgtcaatttttgtttcaaAAAATGACAGGAAGGAGTTGTGTTGTCACTGGGTTTGAGAAGTTTGTTGATGGTTGAGAAGAGAGCCTTTGGGTTGGAGGAGTCAGAATGTATGAGTTCGGAGTAGTAAGTGGACCGAGGCTGAGAGAGCGGAGGGGGAGATGGATTTAAGGTTTCTGAATGATATGGTATGCTTGTCCTTTGGGATGGGGATGGGGGTGTCAATGTCCATAGGGATTGCCAGGTGAGATGTTGAGGTGGAAGCTGGAGAGGTGATTTACAGTGAGACCAGTGGCGCAAACCAAATGTGGAAATTAAAATCGCCCATGAGGAGAATAAAAGGTGAGATGGCACTTAGGTGGGTTAGAAAGTCTGAGAATTCAGGGAGAAAGGAGGGATTTGGTTTGGGTGGGAAGTAGATGATGGCAGTGTCCAGAGACCAGAGAGTTTAAAAGCCAGGTGTTCAAAAGAAGGGTCGGGAGGAATGGAGATGGTGATTGTTTTAATGTCCTTCCTGTAGACTGAAGCAACACCACCTCCCCGCCCCTCAAGATGAGGTTTGTCCATATAAGTGTATCCTGTGGGTGTGGTTTGGTTGAAGTGGAAATAGTCCATGGGTTTTTGCCAGGTTACAGTGAGGCAGAGGAAGTCCAGGTTATTGTCCGTTATGAATTAATTCAGGGTGGGgcctttattgttgagtgagcGGGTGTTCAGCAAAGCCATTTTCAGGTGACATTGCTTTGTGATTGGATGATGATGGCTTGAAGGAGGGGACGAAGATTTGACATATTCACGTGctgtttgttgtgatgacgcAATCCGGAAGTCGTGTGCAGCAGGACCAGAGTGATGGGATGGAGTTAGGGGAAGAGTAGTTGTAAGTGAAAATGTGGCCTGAGCCTCTATGTGGAGGATGGCGTCTGTGGAGTATTCCAGTTTCTGCGAGAATGTGGTTATTGAGGTGGAGGAGCTCTGACACAGAGTATCGTGGCGGAATGATCCAGCCGGAGAGGGCTAGCACAGAGCTAGCGGTAGCGTGTGATCTGGTGCCGGGTGACCAGGAATAGAGAAGCATCAATAACCCCAGGGCTGCACAGGGGATAATCCACAGCATAGCCACAGCAGCACACCAGCAGTCTGACGTGTAGGAGATGGACCCTGGAAGCGCTGCTGGCCTGCGCGCCTCGCACAGAGAGTGGCGATCTACCCGGTGTGGTCGAGAAGGGCAGTGGGGAGAAACCAGTCAGATGGTCCGGCTGGGCTGACCACACCGGGACAGGAGAGTCACTGCGGGACAAACAGGTAGGCTTGTGGAGGCGATGAGACTGGCAGAAATGTCAGCGTTGATCCAGAAGCCAGACCAATGCTGCTGCGCCGGTGAGGCTATCCCGGTAGTCCTGGAGCTAGCAGAGCAGGTAAAATGTATAATCCAGAGACGCTAATCCAGGTGAGCTGGTTGACCAATGATAATGATGACAGGGAGTCATCAACGAAGGGGTTAGAAAATCCGGTTTTGCCAGATCAGTGAAGTGCCGAAGGTCAAAGAATAGCGTCAGTTGTTTTAGTTACCAGATACGGAGAGGCAGCCAAAACGTGCCAGCATCGGCCATCTTGGTCCTCATGAGTGACATTACCTATAGGTCTATACATGAACCCAATGTTCCTATCTGAGAAACACTGAGCTATAGAGTAGCAAATTCAGCTACATTGTGATTACTCTGGGCACAAGAGTGAATCCTGACACAGTCCATGTCCATATACACAAAAACTGGTTCTCAATGTTTTAGACACTTACATATGCATATATGAGTATAGAAAAAGAAAGTGCAAAATATATTTACCAAACTATCTTACATCTTACAGAACAATGCAATAAAACACCAAGTGcttcaacattttttgttttccttaagaagctttgtgtgttttgaattGACGTTTTCTCTTTTTCTAATCTGTTCTTGTTTCCTGGTATTGGGGTGGACACTAGGCCCACGTTTCAGAAAGTTCACATACAGCCGTATGAGACGGAATCATTGTGTGgagaaaactattttttcaCAACTATGTTGCAGGCAACGGGGCCTCTGAATGTGAACCCAAGGTAGAACGTGATGTGTTCATTACTGTGAGGCACTGAAGGTACATGAAGAGGCAGGATATTGAACTTCTTTTTGCGAGGGCCATCAAGGTACACCACTCCATCTACAGTCCATCCAGACACTTGTTTCAGCATTGTAGCAATCTCAGGCTTTTTCCAAGCCTCACCCCTGAACCACTTCATGCGCTTCTCAGAGACTGAGAaaacttttgtgactttttcaaactttttcttGTGGACAAATTTATCCAATCCATACCCACTGCCTAGGAAAAAATGGGTGTAAAGCCTTCTCCTCCGCTGGGGAATGTCCTTCATCTTCGTCCAGTAGTCTTTTTCCAGGTGTTCAACAGCTGATTGcacaatttcatatttggttTCTTTCTCAAGGTTTGTGTCATGATCATCTGGCCAGAACAGCAGGGTGAGCAGGAACAGGGCACTTGGTAAACATTTCCTTTTGTCAGATGGGAACTGGTGACAGAGTACCTGAAGATCTTTCAGAGGAGCTACCTTTTGATTCTGTGGTGACAGGCAGTTCAGAGTAAGATGAGCCATTATGTAATTGACAATATCTCTTTGACCAAATTTGGCCTTTTTGGGATTGCTGGGGTAGAGGGAAAGGATGGTCTCTAGAAGGCGTACTGCACCACTCTGGTCAGATAGCTTGAAGAGGATGGATGTCATGTTACCCCCGCCAAGATGATAGATGATCATGCGTTTTTGAAAAGGAGTCAGATTGGCTGGGATTGACTGCCCTTGAAGTGCAGTGGAATATGTTTCACTGAAGTACTTCCCATActctgcagatttttttgccAGCCATTTCAGCGGATGGCTTATCTTCTCCTCAGGACTTTCAGGCGTCTCTTCTCCATCTAAACCAATGTCTGTCTGGAAGTAACTAAGGTCTTCTGAAATCCATTCCAAAGCATCTTGCATTGTCTGATGAAGTTTTTTCACCCTTTCATGAAATGGTTCCCATGCATCTTTTACATCCTCAGGAATGTAATCTGTTAACAGGTACTTCATACACTCTGAATGACCATTGGCTCTGTTTGAAAACACTTGTGATGAAGAGATCAGTTTGAGCAGGCTGCATCCAACCTCGacttcagaaaaaaaccctgaactGTGAAGGTTTTCCATATCTGCGTCAGCTGCTTTCCCACATGCTTGAAAGCACTCAAGGGCTTTGAGTGCAGTTTCCATAGCATTTGCTATATTTGGGGCTGTCTTTGGTACATTGTCATTGTCAATAGCTTTGCATTTGGCTTGGAACCATTTCCTGTACACCTGCCCTTTTGTGTTCAATATGATTGAGTTGTTGGGCTGCTGTTTAGCAGCAGTCTCTGCCCAGTACTTTGCCTCTTCAAACTTCTCATAAGTGTAATGCAGACGAGCAAGTTGTTGCGCAAAGAATGGATCTTCATGGAAATGGTGAAATGCTTCCTTGAGTAACTCCATTGCTTTGTCTGGACTTTTCTCCTTTTCGCACACATGCTCAatcagaggagagaaaaaactatCATATTTCTCACCTTTGCTTTTTCTGGATCGCCTTATGAAAAGATCTCTCAAAAATGAGAGGTATTCTTCTCTTCCAAATCTGTGCTCAAAAAGCACATTCTCACAGAGCAATTGCAGTGCTAAGCTGCTTTGGGTCTGTTGTTTTCCCAAAAGTTGTTGGAGAATTTCCTTTGCAACGAGTGGGTGGATGATTCTGACTGATTCAATGTGCGTCTTGTCATCTCTGAGGTGCAAGAAGACTAGTTTAGCCTGATCAGTGAGTGCTTTCTCAAACTCATGCTGACGAAATCTTTCCATGTAAATGGTTAAGGCAAGGAAGGCTTCACAATGTGACTGAGAGATGAAGGAGTTTTGAACATACGTGTTCAGCAGTGCTACATATTGAATGAGGTGAGTGACAACAGACTGACGGTCAATACCTTGGAGCAAATGTTCCACAAACTGTTGAACATATTTCTCATCGAATCCTTCACTCATCAGAACAAATGTCAGGATGAATTCAGCCTCATATCGTTCTTCAAGTGCCTCTCGTTTTCCAGCAAACTTTCTCCTCTCTTGATCGGACAGTTTGTGAGTGACGGACACATTCTGTAATGGAGACTCCTTGCATCTTCTCTCTGGATCATGGGATCGTCTGCAgctcaacaaaatgaaacacagagttccatattggatttttttggtGTTAACGGCAACCTCTAGTTCGTACTTGAGATCATCAAGATATTCTCTATCAGAGTCTTCAATGAGGAGTAGCACAGGGAGGCATTTCTGTGGGTCTTTTTCTTCATATTCTCTTAGTTCCACTGCATGTTGTGCGACAATAGCAGCTGAGTATGACGGCTTCACAACTGCACACCTTAGATCTTTCCTGTTGTTCCACACCACCTGTCTTGCCACAGTGCTTCCACCACTTCCTGGATGATGGTAGATGTTTATACTGTTCACCGGAGTTTGATCTGAGTTCCATTTCAAAGCGTCAGAGAGAAGCTTGGAAACATCTTGATAAGCATCTCTTTCAATGACGTCTCCAACATACTTGTGTTCAGCAAGCCAAAAATTCAACCAGCTTACTCTCCCACCCCGGTAGAACTGCTTTTCaatgttttctttctcctcaTCGATGAAGTCTTTGCTTGTTTTATCACAATGGTCAACTGTCAGAATTTCCAAAGAATAAAGCTGTTCCTCTTCCTTTGTTTCAAGAAGACATGTCCCTTTCACAAAGGCTGGCAAGTGTTTGCTGGCACATGCTTTTACAGGTTGTATTTGCTGCAGAGTTGAATTAATATGACTCATTTTCATCCCAACAACACTGGAATTGTTCACAGCTTCTGTTCCACATGACCCCTCTGCAAAGCTCTGCCACTTCTGGAAGTTGTTTTGAGTTTCACAGATGCAGATGATGTCTTCATGACCTTCCATGTCTGTGAAAAACTCATTGAATGTGTGCAATAGTGGTTTCTCAACTGGTGATGTAAGAAGAAAAATGACCTGGAAAGTCCCTTTTGGCAAGATTTGTTTACAGATCAAAGACACAGAGTCCCGCAGtaaagtcatttttgtcttgaTCCAAGTCATCTCATCACACGGAAGCTCACTTCCTTTGAAGTCAGTACGGCCATTACAAAAGATCCAACTAGCTAACTCAAACAGTTGCAAATGGCTTGTGAAGTCTTTGATGCTCATGTCCCCGGATATCTTATAGCTCTGCAGGGAATGCATGTTTGCAGCATGATGCTCAAGGTATTTACTGCAGAGACCCGATATCTTTGAGTCTGGGTCAAagtcaaacacacagaatgTGTTCAAGTTGAGCAGCCAATCAATGTTGCAAAGGTGGTCAGGTTCAAATTTGTTTGTGACGAGTATGAACCATTTGTCCTTTTCAATGAATTTCTTCCCACTAGCCATTAGCATTTTGAGTTTCCTTCCAAGGTCTTGGCAGCAGTCTGGGGCAATGAGAAactgacttttctctgcttcttctCTTTGGGCATC
This region includes:
- the LOC131982670 gene encoding sterile alpha motif domain-containing protein 9-like, which encodes MADKHEQSPKNWTESQVSTWLKSIGVKQQYIEKLYEEEVDGQILLALTEDFLKTKISMKLGPAHLIIQKRDELINSKQKSQEKKNLSGKKPESEQKSNDQKLVQCLPTTSEGPHAPTPERDQDVLKDRKKAQEQCVLTSKEDCRPRPFEQEGVDFIYVKHRVLQPESGAFNLTSPCHEFKSFSVAAALDRTRLQAKFAKEVLRFATGCMNIRTNGTIHFGVMDSKEDAGYVHGEIVGVPVKEKDLYVDALDYIERCISSDSEHVRLCVRPPRFIEVMDRESTEKRYVVEVDIVPSVSIVKSKVYAVRLPNFKESSNKVEFEKEVILRRVGSKTEPVSDKDLSGFYQRVKDRDAQREEAEKSQFLIAPDCCQDLGRKLKMLMASGKKFIEKDKWFILVTNKFEPDHLCNIDWLLNLNTFCVFDFDPDSKISGLCSKYLEHHAANMHSLQSYKISGDMSIKDFTSHLQLFELASWIFCNGRTDFKGSELPCDEMTWIKTKMTLLRDSVSLICKQILPKGTFQVIFLLTSPVEKPLLHTFNEFFTDMEGHEDIICICETQNNFQKWQSFAEGSCGTEAVNNSSVVGMKMSHINSTLQQIQPVKACASKHLPAFVKGTCLLETKEEEQLYSLEILTVDHCDKTSKDFIDEEKENIEKQFYRGGRVSWLNFWLAEHKYVGDVIERDAYQDVSKLLSDALKWNSDQTPVNSINIYHHPGSGGSTVARQVVWNNRKDLRCAVVKPSYSAAIVAQHAVELREYEEKDPQKCLPVLLLIEDSDREYLDDLKYELEVAVNTKKIQYGTLCFILLSCRRSHDPERRCKESPLQNVSVTHKLSDQERRKFAGKREALEERYEAEFILTFVLMSEGFDEKYVQQFVEHLLQGIDRQSVVTHLIQYVALLNTYVQNSFISQSHCEAFLALTIYMERFRQHEFEKALTDQAKLVFLHLRDDKTHIESVRIIHPLVAKEILQQLLGKQQTQSSLALQLLCENVLFEHRFGREEYLSFLRDLFIRRSRKSKGEKYDSFFSPLIEHVCEKEKSPDKAMELLKEAFHHFHEDPFFAQQLARLHYTYEKFEEAKYWAETAAKQQPNNSIILNTKGQVYRKWFQAKCKAIDNDNVPKTAPNIANAMETALKALECFQACGKAADADMENLHSSGFFSEVEVGCSLLKLISSSQVFSNRANGHSECMKYLLTDYIPEDVKDAWEPFHERVKKLHQTMQDALEWISEDLSYFQTDIGLDGEETPESPEEKISHPLKWLAKKSAEYGKYFSETYSTALQGQSIPANLTPFQKRMIIYHLGGGNMTSILFKLSDQSGAVRLLETILSLYPSNPKKAKFGQRDIVNYIMAHLTLNCLSPQNQKVAPLKDLQVLCHQFPSDKRKCLPSALFLLTLLFWPDDHDTNLEKETKYEIVQSAVEHLEKDYWTKMKDIPQRRRRLYTHFFLGSGYGLDKFVHKKKFEKVTKVFSVSEKRMKWFRGEAWKKPEIATMLKQVSGWTVDGVVYLDGPRKKKFNILPLHVPSVPHSNEHITFYLGFTFRGPVACNIVVKK